One genomic window of Undibacterium cyanobacteriorum includes the following:
- a CDS encoding class I SAM-dependent methyltransferase: MKSNAQEKHEIRPGQSLELLKELHILTRDGKMNQDSRRKLKQVYHLYQFIEPLMQEVMNAQSRVSLVDHGAGKSYLGFILYDLFFKPMLASAEADSPARASKIYGIETRDELVERSRELAQRLAFPGMEFLNLSVAESTSSQALPEQIDIVTALHACNTATDDAIEFALKKKARYMVLVPCCQAEVAAELRKTKGDAVRNNPLSELWRHPIHTREFGSQITNVLRCLQLESHGYQVRVTELVGWEHSMKNELIIAEYKGQKSGKAARRLAEILDTTGLQSLEKRFFTQLA, translated from the coding sequence ATGAAATCCAACGCCCAAGAAAAGCATGAGATCCGTCCCGGTCAATCCTTAGAACTACTGAAGGAGCTGCATATCTTGACGCGCGATGGCAAGATGAACCAAGACAGCCGCCGTAAGCTCAAGCAGGTCTATCACTTATATCAATTCATTGAACCGCTGATGCAAGAGGTCATGAACGCGCAATCGCGCGTTTCTTTGGTTGATCACGGAGCGGGTAAGTCTTACTTGGGATTTATTTTGTATGATCTGTTTTTCAAACCCATGCTTGCAAGTGCGGAAGCGGACAGCCCAGCGCGCGCGTCAAAGATTTATGGGATTGAAACACGCGATGAGTTGGTAGAGCGTTCACGTGAGTTAGCACAGCGTCTTGCGTTCCCAGGGATGGAGTTTTTGAACTTGTCCGTGGCCGAGTCGACGAGTTCGCAAGCTTTGCCTGAACAAATCGATATCGTCACCGCACTTCACGCGTGCAATACGGCGACCGACGACGCGATTGAATTCGCGTTGAAGAAGAAAGCCCGTTACATGGTGCTGGTACCATGTTGCCAAGCCGAAGTTGCAGCAGAATTGCGTAAGACAAAAGGCGATGCGGTACGCAATAATCCTCTATCGGAATTGTGGCGTCATCCTATCCATACGCGTGAGTTCGGTAGCCAGATCACCAATGTGCTGCGCTGTTTGCAGTTGGAATCGCACGGCTACCAAGTGCGTGTCACCGAATTGGTCGGCTGGGAGCATTCGATGAAGAACGAACTCATCATCGCTGAATATAAAGGCCAAAAGAGCGGTAAGGCGGCGCGACGCTTAGCGGAAATTCTCGATACGACTGGCTTACAGTCACTGGAGAAGCGGTTCTTTACGCAACTCGCTTAG
- a CDS encoding Ppx/GppA phosphatase family protein: MFAAVDLGSNSFRLHIGSHDGQTMRVLKSAREPIRLGAGLDNKGCLTPEAMDRAVSCLQRFKELLASYDDIEVRCVATNTVRIAKNAAEFLPMAEAALGHPIEVISGEEEGRLIYLGVSHTLAIPTERRLVIDIGGGSTEIILGRGHEIAKVESFGMGTVKHSSVYFPDGVITAAGFDSAVLSVRSILEDAKSGFQPEFWRNAYGSSGTVRAISDALLKNGFGDAEVSLPKLLALRDYCIQKGRIDALNLAGIKPERVAMVIGGLSILIGLFQELNIQVMQPIEAGLRMGVMWDLQLRSSKRDRRDQAVHDFLDLFRADMARAKSAAELAQLIFTQLKPTNEQLQRYVYWSGLMHEVGLAVSHTGFHKHSSYLVEHADIVGFTTREQKLMSRLVLSQKGNLRKLGDALGDPDFTKAVLALRLAVTFMHTKIVLDVSDIRIKMKRGIELELTQSWVDLHPTVAYWLQKEIEVWREVGVDFVVRANPS, translated from the coding sequence ATGTTTGCTGCGGTTGATTTGGGTTCAAATAGTTTTCGATTGCATATTGGTAGCCATGATGGGCAGACCATGCGGGTGCTCAAAAGCGCTCGCGAACCGATTCGCCTTGGTGCGGGTCTTGATAACAAAGGATGCCTGACGCCAGAGGCGATGGACCGTGCAGTGTCTTGCTTGCAGCGTTTTAAAGAACTATTGGCGAGCTATGACGACATCGAAGTGCGCTGCGTGGCTACCAACACGGTGCGTATTGCCAAGAACGCTGCCGAATTCTTGCCGATGGCTGAAGCAGCGCTCGGTCATCCGATTGAAGTCATCTCCGGCGAGGAGGAAGGACGCTTAATTTACTTAGGCGTGTCGCACACCTTGGCTATTCCGACCGAACGTCGCCTGGTGATTGATATTGGTGGTGGTTCGACGGAAATCATTCTTGGTCGCGGTCATGAAATCGCCAAAGTAGAGTCGTTTGGCATGGGGACTGTGAAGCATAGCTCCGTGTATTTCCCCGACGGTGTCATTACGGCTGCGGGTTTTGATAGCGCAGTCTTATCCGTGCGCTCGATTCTCGAGGATGCGAAGTCAGGCTTCCAGCCTGAATTTTGGCGTAATGCCTATGGCTCGTCCGGTACGGTGCGCGCCATCTCGGACGCCTTGTTAAAGAATGGTTTTGGCGATGCGGAGGTCAGTTTGCCTAAACTATTGGCCTTGCGTGACTATTGTATTCAAAAAGGGCGTATTGATGCACTCAATCTTGCTGGAATTAAGCCCGAACGCGTCGCCATGGTGATCGGTGGTTTATCAATACTGATCGGTCTGTTTCAAGAGCTAAACATTCAAGTAATGCAGCCCATCGAAGCGGGTTTGCGTATGGGCGTGATGTGGGATTTGCAATTACGTTCGAGTAAGCGCGATCGTCGTGATCAAGCGGTCCATGATTTTCTTGATTTATTCCGAGCCGATATGGCGCGTGCTAAATCCGCTGCTGAACTCGCGCAGCTGATTTTTACTCAACTCAAACCGACTAACGAGCAGTTGCAGCGTTATGTGTATTGGAGCGGCCTAATGCATGAGGTCGGTCTCGCGGTCTCGCATACAGGATTTCATAAACACAGTAGTTATTTGGTGGAGCATGCCGATATCGTCGGTTTTACGACGCGTGAACAGAAGCTGATGAGTCGTTTAGTGTTGAGCCAAAAGGGGAATTTGCGAAAATTAGGCGATGCTTTGGGCGATCCTGATTTTACGAAAGCGGTGCTGGCACTCCGGTTAGCGGTAACCTTTATGCACACAAAAATCGTGTTAGATGTGAGTGATATTCGGATCAAGATGAAGCGGGGGATTGAACTCGAGTTGACGCAGTCATGGGTCGACTTGCATCCAACCGTCGCCTATTGGTTGCAAAAGGAGATTGAAGTCTGGCGTGAGGTGGGGGTGGATTTTGTGGTACGCGCTAATCCTTCTTAG
- a CDS encoding LacI family DNA-binding transcriptional regulator, which translates to MTKKASSESKDQRRLQMADIARLAGVSTSTVSRALSKSPLIGEETRQRIEALAKSLNYSINVGAQNLRLKQNKTVAVVVPFDTASHQHLSDPFFLGIIGSIADALTERGYDMLLTRVSAEELDAAAQIYDTGRAIGVILIGQWRHHDQLNQMAARKVPIVVWGAQIPQQLYVTVGSDNVAGGRLACQHLIDAGKKRIAFFGDTQLPEVAHRYQGYCQALQAAGMAVDPNLVLSAAFTEEGGRWAVETLLSRGVTFDAVFACSDLLAMTAINLFRASGLAVPQDVAVVGYDDIALARYFHPPLSTIRQPIAAAGEALVSAVLALSEQNTTGPQLLETTLVARQSS; encoded by the coding sequence ATGACTAAGAAAGCTTCTTCCGAATCCAAAGATCAGCGCCGCCTACAAATGGCTGATATCGCGCGCCTGGCGGGTGTTTCAACATCGACGGTGTCGCGTGCATTGAGTAAGAGCCCCTTGATTGGCGAGGAAACGCGTCAACGCATCGAAGCCTTAGCGAAGTCATTAAACTACTCGATCAATGTCGGCGCGCAGAATTTAAGGCTGAAGCAAAATAAAACGGTTGCGGTGGTGGTGCCGTTTGATACGGCGAGTCATCAGCACCTCTCTGATCCATTTTTCTTGGGAATTATCGGTAGCATCGCCGATGCATTGACTGAGCGTGGCTACGATATGTTGTTGACGCGCGTGAGTGCGGAAGAGCTCGATGCGGCAGCGCAAATTTACGATACAGGCCGTGCGATTGGCGTGATTCTGATCGGCCAGTGGCGCCATCATGATCAACTCAATCAAATGGCGGCGCGCAAAGTGCCTATCGTGGTCTGGGGTGCGCAAATACCGCAGCAGCTTTACGTGACGGTTGGTAGTGACAACGTGGCTGGTGGTCGCTTGGCCTGTCAGCATCTGATCGATGCGGGCAAAAAACGCATTGCTTTTTTTGGTGATACGCAACTGCCGGAAGTAGCGCACCGTTATCAGGGCTATTGCCAAGCTTTGCAAGCGGCTGGCATGGCGGTCGATCCTAATCTCGTATTGTCTGCCGCTTTTACTGAAGAGGGTGGTCGCTGGGCTGTTGAAACTTTACTGTCGCGTGGCGTCACTTTCGACGCCGTCTTCGCTTGCAGTGATTTGTTGGCGATGACCGCCATTAACTTATTTCGCGCAAGTGGCTTGGCGGTGCCGCAGGACGTGGCAGTGGTTGGTTACGACGACATCGCTTTGGCGCGTTATTTTCATCCTCCCTTAAGCACCATACGGCAGCCAATTGCGGCGGCTGGTGAGGCGCTCGTTAGCGCAGTCTTAGCCTTGTCAGAACAAAACACGACTGGTCCACAATTGCTCGAAACGACCTTGGTTGCGCGGCAATCGAGTTAA
- a CDS encoding MFS transporter: MNSKKAHLSFWQILNMNFGFFGIQFSFGLQQSSMSPIYSYLGADEASLPYLWLAGPVTGLIVQPIVGAMSDKTVSRWGRRTPYFLIGAILCSLGLLAMPYSPTLWMAASLLWILDAANNITMEPYRAYVSDRLDSHQHSLGFLTQSAFTGLGQTLAYLTPSLLVFLGMNKDAVGSNHIPQIVMAAFLIGAVFSLGSVLWSLKTTPEIPLTAEEVAAIQAQPRDASATLKEIWLAIKEMPLTMKQLALMKLFQWYALFCYWQYIVLCLAKTVYDTSDPSSAGFRDAGLLNGQLGAFYNFIAFLSAFALVPFAQKWGPQRVHAVCLSAAGLGLLAIPSIHHSAYFYIAMLGMGLAWASIMGNPYIMLAGSIPPERTGVYMGIFNMFIVIPMIIQIFTLPLLYRSVLGASPENVIRLAGALLLCAALSVLFVKYQTNKQVGAEST; the protein is encoded by the coding sequence ATGAATTCGAAAAAAGCACATCTGAGTTTCTGGCAGATATTGAATATGAATTTCGGCTTTTTTGGAATTCAATTTAGCTTCGGACTACAGCAAAGCAGCATGAGTCCGATCTATAGTTATCTCGGTGCTGACGAGGCAAGCTTGCCCTATTTGTGGTTGGCCGGTCCGGTGACGGGCTTGATCGTGCAGCCTATCGTTGGCGCCATGAGCGACAAGACGGTCAGCAGATGGGGACGCCGGACTCCCTATTTTTTGATCGGTGCGATTTTATGTAGCCTCGGATTATTGGCGATGCCCTACAGTCCGACTTTATGGATGGCGGCGAGTTTGCTGTGGATTTTAGATGCGGCCAATAACATCACGATGGAGCCATATCGCGCCTACGTTAGTGACCGTCTCGATAGTCATCAACATTCTTTAGGCTTCCTGACGCAGAGTGCCTTTACCGGATTGGGGCAAACACTGGCCTATCTGACGCCTTCCTTACTCGTATTTTTAGGCATGAATAAAGATGCGGTGGGAAGCAACCATATCCCGCAAATCGTGATGGCGGCTTTTCTGATCGGTGCGGTGTTTTCGCTGGGTTCGGTGTTGTGGTCTTTGAAAACCACGCCTGAAATTCCGCTGACAGCCGAGGAAGTGGCCGCGATTCAAGCCCAACCACGAGATGCTAGCGCGACCTTAAAAGAAATTTGGCTTGCCATCAAAGAGATGCCTTTGACCATGAAACAGCTGGCTTTGATGAAGCTATTTCAATGGTATGCCTTGTTCTGCTATTGGCAATACATTGTGCTGTGTTTGGCAAAGACGGTGTATGACACCAGTGATCCGAGCTCCGCTGGATTCCGCGATGCGGGTTTGCTCAATGGCCAGTTGGGCGCCTTCTATAACTTTATCGCCTTTTTATCCGCCTTCGCCTTGGTACCGTTTGCACAAAAATGGGGGCCGCAGCGCGTGCATGCAGTGTGTTTGAGTGCAGCGGGGCTGGGTTTGTTGGCGATACCGTCCATCCATCATAGCGCTTACTTCTACATCGCGATGTTGGGTATGGGACTGGCTTGGGCCAGTATCATGGGAAATCCCTACATCATGCTGGCGGGTTCGATTCCGCCAGAGCGCACCGGTGTCTACATGGGGATTTTCAATATGTTCATTGTGATTCCTATGATCATACAAATCTTCACCTTGCCATTGTTGTACCGAAGTGTGCTCGGTGCAAGCCCTGAGAATGTCATCCGACTTGCAGGTGCTTTGCTATTGTGTGCGGCCTTGAGTGTCTTGTTTGTTAAATATCAGACGAACAAACAAGTGGGTGCGGAATCCACTTAG
- a CDS encoding PfkB family carbohydrate kinase produces the protein MKNCLIFGEALVDDFPDQSVIGGAPFNVARSLALLGVENLMITRIADDAHGRQILQECERYGVATEGVQIDPHYPTGRVVVHMGSGDGDAHDGPTHRFEIMQQQAYDYIDGDQVMTVVAQQFPEYPPDLVYFGSLIQRQEGSRASLLALLESDLCEGSTKFLDLNLREAQFTLETVQLSLSYADIVKLNEDELVYVLAHALPVAYPESIELEAGSLTKACRAVMAEYMMQAMIVTLGEAGYFYLDASGSVFTNLGHAGSSLQMPANWTLCDTVGAGDAFSACFIRGWLANRELDRVLSQAHQFATAICGVRGAIAPDRQFYQAWP, from the coding sequence ATGAAGAATTGTTTGATATTTGGTGAAGCGCTGGTCGATGATTTTCCCGACCAAAGTGTGATTGGTGGCGCACCCTTCAATGTGGCGCGCAGCTTGGCATTACTGGGAGTAGAAAATCTGATGATCACGCGGATTGCAGACGATGCGCATGGTCGCCAGATTTTGCAGGAATGTGAGCGATATGGCGTGGCGACTGAGGGTGTACAAATCGATCCGCACTATCCGACTGGTCGCGTGGTCGTGCATATGGGTAGTGGCGACGGTGATGCACATGATGGACCTACGCATCGTTTCGAGATTATGCAGCAACAGGCGTATGACTATATTGATGGCGACCAAGTGATGACCGTGGTGGCGCAGCAGTTTCCTGAATATCCGCCCGATCTTGTCTATTTCGGTAGTTTGATTCAAAGGCAGGAAGGATCGCGCGCCAGCCTATTGGCATTGCTTGAGTCTGATTTATGTGAAGGCAGTACGAAATTTCTTGATCTGAATTTGCGCGAGGCGCAGTTCACTCTCGAGACGGTGCAGCTGTCGCTGAGTTACGCGGACATCGTCAAACTCAATGAGGACGAGTTGGTTTATGTCCTGGCACACGCTTTGCCAGTGGCCTATCCGGAGTCGATTGAGCTTGAAGCGGGCAGTCTCACCAAGGCTTGTCGCGCGGTGATGGCGGAGTACATGATGCAAGCGATGATTGTGACGCTGGGGGAGGCCGGTTATTTTTATCTTGACGCATCAGGCTCAGTTTTTACCAACCTTGGTCACGCTGGTTCGTCATTGCAGATGCCAGCCAATTGGACTTTGTGCGATACCGTTGGCGCTGGTGACGCCTTTAGCGCTTGCTTTATTCGTGGTTGGTTGGCCAATCGCGAGCTCGATCGAGTCTTGAGTCAAGCGCATCAATTCGCTACGGCGATTTGTGGTGTACGCGGCGCAATTGCCCCTGATCGTCAGTTCTATCAAGCTTGGCCTTGA
- a CDS encoding alpha-amylase family glycosyl hydrolase, which yields MPIMIAAHSNVDSSNFALDRTALFDQRWSAHGATLEQCLQRIYGESQSSTLLANMKGALQQALLERADELIELDRQRAANGNWFCQQDMLAYCAYVDRFAGNLNGVRDRIPHLQELGVRYLHLLPFLRARAGENDGGFAVSSFEEVQTELGTVDDLRQLCVDLRAAGISLCSDLVLNHVADDHAWALAAQQGDPDYQAFFHIFENREIPDRYEQSLGQIFPQAAPGNFTWVPGLQRWVWTTFYPFQWDLNYANPQVLLQMVKAMLQLANWGIEAFRLDSTAFLWKRLGTNCMNQEEAHWILQAMRAVVQMVCPAVLLKAEAIVPTADLPPYLGDSAKQIKECHIAYHSSLMAASWVALAEQRNDALLAVFENTPSLPEQTTWLNYVRCHDDIGWNVLRAELNRNVDRNADETKADQLGVKTSALQRLQAASNFYSEEENSFADGRRFQASDPTAVHGTVGMAASLCGVHGLELRGNEMAVRRLLMLYSLAFSFGGMPLLYMGDELGQTNELDYQNDPQRRHDARWLQRPFFDVQAVRRARHDDGQSADANITVSEEIFQNLRRLIQQRRALPALAAHASRHVVNLNNPAVLGFVRRRSEADHHQDVFCLFNFSENEQIIAAELAQQGMRSAGLVNSSSEYDLQQRRHHSLDPDSAWYDAERQIKIAPYSAIWFYA from the coding sequence ATGCCTATTATGATTGCCGCTCATTCAAACGTCGATTCATCCAACTTCGCTTTAGATCGCACAGCACTGTTCGATCAGCGTTGGTCGGCGCATGGGGCGACGCTCGAACAGTGTTTGCAGCGCATTTATGGTGAATCGCAGTCGTCAACACTGCTCGCCAATATGAAAGGCGCCCTGCAGCAGGCGCTACTCGAACGTGCTGACGAATTGATCGAACTCGATCGCCAGCGTGCCGCCAATGGCAATTGGTTTTGTCAGCAAGATATGCTGGCTTACTGTGCCTATGTGGATCGCTTTGCTGGCAACTTGAATGGAGTGCGTGATCGGATTCCGCACTTACAAGAGCTGGGCGTACGCTATCTGCATTTGCTGCCATTTTTGCGTGCCCGTGCCGGTGAGAATGATGGTGGATTCGCCGTTTCAAGTTTTGAGGAAGTGCAAACGGAACTCGGCACAGTGGACGATTTACGGCAACTGTGTGTTGATTTGCGCGCTGCCGGCATCTCCCTGTGTTCAGATCTGGTTTTGAACCATGTTGCGGATGATCATGCTTGGGCTTTGGCTGCGCAACAAGGTGACCCTGATTACCAAGCGTTCTTCCATATTTTTGAAAACAGAGAAATACCCGATCGCTATGAGCAAAGCTTGGGGCAAATTTTCCCTCAAGCCGCGCCTGGTAATTTTACTTGGGTGCCCGGTCTTCAGCGTTGGGTTTGGACGACTTTTTATCCCTTTCAATGGGACTTAAATTATGCCAATCCACAAGTCTTGCTGCAGATGGTGAAAGCCATGTTGCAATTGGCGAACTGGGGCATTGAAGCTTTTCGTTTGGACTCGACGGCCTTTCTCTGGAAGCGGCTCGGCACCAATTGCATGAATCAAGAGGAGGCGCACTGGATCCTGCAAGCCATGCGCGCGGTGGTGCAGATGGTGTGTCCAGCTGTTTTGTTGAAGGCAGAAGCGATTGTGCCGACAGCAGACTTACCCCCTTATCTCGGCGATAGTGCAAAACAGATCAAGGAATGCCATATTGCGTATCACAGTAGTTTAATGGCAGCGTCGTGGGTCGCCTTGGCGGAACAGCGAAATGATGCGCTCCTTGCCGTCTTTGAAAACACGCCATCACTACCTGAACAAACGACCTGGCTCAATTATGTGCGCTGTCACGATGATATCGGTTGGAATGTATTGCGTGCTGAGTTGAATCGAAATGTAGATCGAAATGCAGATGAGACGAAGGCCGATCAATTAGGTGTAAAAACCAGTGCGCTGCAACGCTTGCAAGCGGCGTCGAATTTTTATTCAGAAGAGGAGAATTCCTTTGCCGATGGTCGTCGTTTTCAAGCCAGTGATCCGACTGCGGTGCATGGTACGGTCGGCATGGCTGCCTCTTTATGTGGTGTGCACGGTTTAGAATTGCGTGGTAATGAAATGGCCGTGCGACGCCTCTTGATGTTGTATAGCTTAGCGTTTAGCTTCGGCGGTATGCCTTTGTTGTACATGGGTGATGAACTTGGGCAAACCAATGAGCTCGACTACCAAAATGATCCTCAACGTCGTCACGATGCGCGTTGGTTGCAGCGCCCCTTTTTTGATGTGCAGGCTGTACGGCGTGCAAGGCATGATGATGGTCAGAGCGCGGATGCGAACATCACGGTAAGTGAGGAAATTTTCCAGAATTTGCGACGCCTGATACAGCAACGTCGAGCTCTTCCTGCCTTGGCTGCGCACGCCTCACGCCACGTGGTGAATTTGAACAATCCCGCGGTGTTGGGTTTTGTTCGCCGTCGTTCGGAGGCTGACCACCACCAGGATGTATTTTGCTTGTTTAATTTTTCAGAGAACGAGCAGATCATCGCTGCTGAGCTTGCGCAGCAAGGTATGCGTTCCGCAGGCCTTGTAAACTCATCGAGTGAGTACGATTTGCAGCAAAGGCGTCATCATAGCCTCGACCCAGATTCGGCATGGTATGACGCGGAGCGTCAGATCAAAATTGCACCGTATAGTGCGATTTGGTTTTATGCTTGA
- a CDS encoding TonB-dependent receptor, whose product MSMPNQPRKLSVAVALAMLSMAVQAQDNGAAAQSTADKNGLNLDTVVITGSPIGKSKMKASVAISTLEADQIMQASPTNAAEILRSIPGVRAESSGGEGNANLTVRGVPISAGGARYVQFQEDGLPIILFGDVAFVTPDMYVRADGGLSHLEVVRGGSASTLATNAPGGIINFITRSGKEKGGSIGISKGLDFNQTRYDFDYGAAISDKTRMFIGGFYRVGDSSRPAGMTGEDGGQLRANITRELDNGYVRLSFKHLDDKTPMNMPVPVKTVNGNISEIVGIDPRKASFYSPYWVKDIVLDKNNNRIATNINDGLHVTTNAIGGEASLNLGGGWTLDEKFRKSTNTGRFISIFPADNGNAQKNMTYATGPNAGKAYTGAAFTAAVFNTSIDDLGSTVNDLRASNSITTADGKLTFTAGLFTSLQNVALTWNFNHYLLQATGDKPALLNSSVTVAGSPGLLAQGTDVWGGCCNRAIDAQYKTTSPYAAIGFESGPLNIDASVRRDQQDASGTYNQAVRQAYSQANVKTIDYSVSHTSYSVGANYSIEKNLAVFARISDGIAFNADRVMFGNPLDGTTPISTNIVKQTEAGVKWKSGDLSSFVTLFHAKTDESNFEATTQKFTANSYDAKGVEVEASYRLGDFRLNGGLTLTNAEIVGANDKSVIGKTPRRQARTVYQLTPTYNLGDITLGASWIGTSKSWGDDANTLTLPGFSVVNAFVNYQVNDRVKLSLNANNLFNKIGYTEVEGDGHAARSINGRSVRASLTYSF is encoded by the coding sequence ATGAGTATGCCAAATCAACCCCGCAAATTGAGTGTAGCCGTCGCCCTGGCGATGTTGTCGATGGCCGTACAGGCTCAAGATAATGGTGCCGCAGCGCAAAGCACAGCAGATAAGAATGGGCTGAACCTCGATACGGTGGTGATCACGGGTTCACCAATCGGCAAGTCAAAAATGAAGGCGAGTGTCGCTATCAGTACACTCGAAGCTGATCAAATCATGCAAGCATCGCCGACTAATGCGGCGGAAATCTTGCGTTCGATTCCAGGTGTTCGTGCAGAATCTTCCGGGGGGGAGGGGAACGCGAACTTGACTGTACGTGGCGTGCCGATTTCAGCGGGTGGCGCACGCTACGTACAGTTCCAGGAAGATGGCTTACCGATTATCTTGTTTGGTGACGTGGCCTTCGTGACGCCAGATATGTACGTCCGTGCCGATGGTGGTTTGAGTCATTTAGAGGTAGTGCGTGGAGGTTCTGCTTCTACTTTAGCGACTAATGCACCGGGCGGTATCATCAACTTCATTACGCGGAGCGGTAAAGAAAAGGGTGGCAGCATCGGTATCAGCAAAGGTTTGGATTTTAATCAAACGCGCTATGACTTCGATTACGGCGCTGCGATCTCCGATAAAACACGGATGTTTATTGGAGGCTTCTATCGTGTGGGTGATAGCTCACGACCAGCTGGTATGACTGGCGAAGATGGCGGTCAATTGCGCGCCAATATCACGCGTGAACTCGACAATGGTTATGTGCGTTTGAGCTTCAAACACCTCGATGATAAAACGCCGATGAATATGCCGGTGCCCGTCAAAACGGTTAATGGCAATATCAGCGAAATCGTCGGCATCGATCCACGCAAAGCGAGCTTCTACTCTCCGTATTGGGTCAAAGATATCGTGCTCGATAAAAACAATAATCGCATTGCTACTAACATCAATGATGGACTCCATGTAACGACCAATGCGATTGGTGGTGAAGCCTCTTTGAATCTCGGTGGTGGTTGGACCTTGGATGAGAAATTCCGTAAATCGACCAACACAGGCCGCTTCATTTCGATCTTCCCAGCGGATAATGGCAATGCGCAAAAGAATATGACCTATGCGACCGGCCCGAACGCAGGCAAGGCCTATACCGGTGCAGCGTTCACTGCCGCAGTGTTTAATACGTCGATTGATGATCTCGGCAGTACGGTGAATGATCTACGGGCTAGCAATAGCATCACCACCGCGGATGGGAAGTTAACTTTCACGGCAGGCTTATTCACTTCATTGCAAAACGTTGCATTGACATGGAACTTTAACCACTACTTATTGCAGGCGACTGGTGACAAACCTGCGCTCTTGAATTCGTCCGTAACAGTTGCAGGATCACCTGGCTTGTTAGCACAAGGTACCGATGTGTGGGGCGGATGCTGTAACCGTGCGATTGATGCGCAATACAAAACCACATCGCCTTATGCAGCGATCGGCTTTGAATCCGGTCCATTGAATATTGATGCGAGCGTGCGTCGTGATCAACAAGATGCCAGTGGCACTTATAACCAAGCGGTACGTCAAGCCTACAGTCAAGCCAATGTGAAGACGATTGATTACTCCGTCAGCCACACATCTTACTCAGTGGGCGCAAACTATTCGATCGAAAAAAATCTTGCTGTGTTCGCCCGTATTAGTGACGGTATTGCCTTCAATGCCGACCGCGTCATGTTTGGTAATCCGCTCGATGGCACGACACCGATCAGTACGAATATCGTGAAGCAAACGGAAGCTGGCGTGAAATGGAAGAGTGGTGACTTGAGTAGTTTCGTGACTTTGTTCCACGCCAAAACGGATGAGTCGAATTTCGAAGCAACGACGCAAAAATTCACCGCCAATTCTTACGATGCAAAAGGTGTGGAAGTGGAAGCCAGTTATCGTCTTGGTGATTTCCGATTGAATGGTGGTCTGACCTTGACCAATGCTGAAATCGTTGGTGCGAATGATAAGTCGGTGATCGGTAAAACGCCACGTCGTCAAGCGCGCACAGTTTATCAACTGACGCCGACTTACAACCTCGGTGATATCACTTTGGGTGCAAGTTGGATAGGAACCAGCAAGTCTTGGGGTGACGATGCTAATACCTTGACTTTGCCAGGTTTCAGTGTGGTCAATGCCTTCGTGAATTACCAAGTGAATGATCGCGTTAAGCTGTCTTTGAATGCCAATAATCTGTTCAATAAGATTGGCTATACCGAAGTGGAAGGCGATGGCCATGCAGCACGCTCGATCAATGGCCGCAGCGTTCGCGCGAGTTTGACGTATTCCTTCTAA